In one Gadus morhua chromosome 7, gadMor3.0, whole genome shotgun sequence genomic region, the following are encoded:
- the crfa4 gene encoding prolactin receptor, which translates to MRLLLVFLIQLVGVACRRPHPQVSSDTHTKATAMATTPLIYHCWSPNMEFFTCWWRPVGNVSADEDVRYTLSYSKDKGPVHECPDYVSGGANSCHFDSSHTSIWKMYCMTVTAASARRNATSTPHCVDVADIVQTEAPVNLSYALRDAGGDERGHSALLAWSYPVPEDLQYGWITLVYELQYRRVTEPGDWKVKPPQRESQLELMGLPVGGYLVRVRCRSHNYGLWSEWSSPLQMTIPARPLAGKMLVLILVGGLGVATLLIICCGVVPQGKRIKAHFLPPIPKPRIGGIDPLLLKRGRLDEIDQHFRTFHSYSHTVLSEEVWNYVSTEASHTCALWPVEPPPISQWEKPAPPPSLGDPPTAPLDATITTTAMAPSSYCGLPPAQAPYMQPVGAGQWEWPTVVAAPPPATADYSLLATQPVSPQPPDVVQFPQPIHPLPPQAPPTDFYTCAQLLGPGGEVNLVPCLTPTPQPRAPGREEAGEELKKRSPPDLRAETGVSAGLN; encoded by the exons ATGAGGCTGCTGCTGGTGTTCCTCATTCAGCTGGTGGGCGTGGCCTGCAGGAGGCCCCACCCACAAGTcagctccgacacacacacaaaggctacAG CCATGGCGACGACCCCTCTCATCTACCACTGCTGGTCGCCCAACATGGAGTTCTTCACCTGCTGGTGGAGACCGGTGGGGAACGTCTCGGCAGACGAGGACGTCCGCTACACCCTGAGCTACAGCaagga CAAGGGGCCCGTCCACGAGTGTCCCGACTACGTGTCCGGCGGAGCCAACAGCTGCCACTTCGACAGCAGTCACACATCCATCTGGAAGATGTACTGCATGACGGTGACGGCCGCGTCCGCCCGCCGCAACGCCACCTCCACGCCGCACTGCGTCGACGTGGCCGACATCG tgcagACGGAGGCCCCGGTGAACCTCTCCTATGCGCTACGGGACGCCGGGGGCGACGAGAGAGGCCACAGCGCCCTGCTAGCCTGGAGCTACCCGGTACCGGAGGACCTCCAGTACGGCTGGATCACGCTGGTGTACGAGCTGCAGTACCGCCGCGTCACAGAGCCTGGCGACTGGAAG gtgAAGCCCCCCCAGAGGGAGTCCCAGCTGGAGCTCATGGGTCTCCCGGTGGGGGGGTACCTTGTCCGGGTTCGCTGTCGCTCCCACAACTACGGCCTCTGGAGCGAGTGGAGCTCGCCGCTACAGATGACCATCCCCGCCCGTCCGCTGGCAG GCAAGATGCTAGTGCTGAtcctggtgggggggctgggcgtCGCCACCCTGCTCATCATCTGCTGCGGAGTCGTCCCCCAGGGcaagag GATCAAAGCCCATTTCTTGCCGCCAATTCCTAAGCCTCGGATTGGAGGAATCGACCCACTGCTTCTGAAG AGGGGGCGTCTGGACGAGATCGACCAGCACTTCCGCACCTTCCACAGCTACAGCCACACCGTCCTCAGCGAGGAGGTGTGGAACTACGTCAGCACGGAGGCCTCGCACACCTGCGCCCTCTGGCCCGTCGAGCCGCCGCCCATCAGTCAATGGGAGaagccggccccgcccccatcACTCGGGGACCCACCCACAGCCCCCCTCGACGCGACGATCACGACCACGGCGATGGCGCCGTCGTCGTACTGCGGCCTCCCGCCCGCCCAGGCGCCGTACATGCAGCCTGTGGGGGCCGGCCAGTGGGAGTGGCCTACGGTGGTGGCCGCGCCCCCCCCGGCGACAGCGGACTACAGCCTGCTGGCCACACAGCCCgtcagcccccagccccccgatGTGGTGCAGTTCCCCCAGCCCATCCATCCCCTGCCGCcgcaggccccgcccacc GACTTCTACACCTGCGCTCAGCTCCTGGGACCCGGCGGGGAGGTGAACCTGGTCCCCTGCCTGACCCCCACGCCACAGCCGCGGGCCCCCGGACGCGAGGAAGCGggtgaggagctgaagaagaggTCCCCCCCGGACCTCCGGGCCGAGACTGGTGTGTCGGCCGGTCTTAACTGA